The Pelagibacterium halotolerans B2 nucleotide sequence AACCTCGCCTATGTTCTGGTGGGAACGGCCAAGCATCGTTATGTCCTGCCCGCTGCCATCCTTTTGGCGGTCATCGCCCTGATCGGCGGACAGATGGTCCTTGAACGGCTGTTTTCGTTCAACACGGCGCTGTCCATCATCATCGAATTCCTGGGCGGCCTTGTCTTCATCATTCTTATTCTGCGGGGGGCGGCGCGATGATCATCACGTCCGGCATCAAGAAATATTACGGCGAGACCGCCGTCGTCGACGACGTCTCGATCGAACTGCCGGCCCGTGGCATCACTTCGATCATCGGGCCGAACGGCGCGGGCAAGTCCACGATGCTGTCCATCGTCTCGCGCCTTCTGGGCATGGACGCGGGCTCGGTGACCGTCGACGGTCTCGATGTGTCCAATACGCCGAGCGACGTTCTGGCCCGGCGCCTGTCGATCCTGCGCCAGGACAATCACATGACGGCACGCCTGACGGTCGCCGATCTGGTGGCCTTCGGGCGCTATCCCTATTCCAAGGGACGCCTGACCATCGAGGACAAGGCCCATATCGACCAGTCCATCGCCTATCTCAATCTCGACGACCTGCGGGACCGGTTTCTCGACGAGCTTTCGGGCGGCCAGCGCCAGCGGGCCTTCGTGGCCATGGTGCTCTGTCAAGATACCGATTACGTCCTGCTCGACGAGCCGCTCAACAATCTCGACATGAAACACGCAATGGGCATGATGAAGCTAATGCAACGGGCCTGCCACGAATTGGGCAAGACGGTGGTTCTTGTCCTGCACGACATCAATTTCGCGTCCTGGTACTCCGACTACATCATCGCCATGAAAAATGGACGGGTGATCCGCCACGGCACAAAGAACGACATCATCACGCCCGAGGCGCTCAAGGACATCTACGACATGGACATCAATGTCCATGAAATCGGTGGTCACCGGGTCTCGCTGTTTTACGATTGAGCCTTATCGGTCGATCGTGCCGGTCGAAAGGTAGCGCTCCGCCATCTCCGCGGTTCCATTGGCGAAATGGGAATGAAGGCTCTGGGCCAACTCGGTTTCGGCATGGGAGCCGGTCCATGCCAGGAGCGCCATGCGACGCAGCATGACCATGGCGTCCAGCATCGCCTCATGTTCGGCGCCATAGTCGCGATATCGGCGATAGCCCTCCAACCACGCGGCGCGCAGGGCAGGGACGGTATCGCTGTCCTCGAAGAACGAGACCGCCGCCCCGAAGTCATAGCCGAACCAGCAGAACCCGCAGTCGTCGAAATCGATCAGCCGGGTGACGCCGTCCGAGACCAGAAGATTGGCCAGCCGCATATCCGCGTGGATGAGCCCGAACCGGTCCCGTCCGGTGCCATATTCGGCCAGTTGCCCGCGCAGATGGATGTCGAGCCGGTCCAGCGTTGCCCGCACCGGTCCCGCTACGCCCGGCGCGGCCCGCCAGTCGCCCCAGATGGCATCGGGGTCAAGAATCGCCGCACCCGTCCAGACCTGGCGTTCGAACCGTTGCGGGGGTGACCAGTCGATGACGTGGGAATGGCATTGCGCGGCCAGCCCGCCAAGCTGACGGAAGACCGGCGCAAGATCGTCTTGGACCTGAGGTTCCGCGCCCTGTTCGAAGGCGAAGGCCACCATATGGCGGGTCTGCCCGAGAAACTGGCCCTGCTGGACCAGTGCACCGTTCTTTCCGGGCAGCGGTTGCGGTGTGAAAAGCCCCGCATCGCGGCGCAGCGCCTGCATCCAGGCCAATTCGCTCTCTATGGCCAACCGGGAATGATAGCCGGGCCGGTGCACCCGCACGATGGCTTTGCCGCCGTCCGTGCGGTCGATGCGGAAGGTGTGGTTCTCGGAAAGATTGATAAGCGTTGCGATGCCTTGCTCCAGGCGGGGCCAAAGCAAAAGGGCCTCGCTCAGCCCCGTCGAGTCGTCAGTCATGCATTTCCCCCTGCATGACCGCCTTATGGGTCAACGCAGGGGGAAATGTCCACGCAAGAATGTAAAAAGGGCCCGGCAACGAACGCATACCGGGCCGGGGCAAGGATCAGTGCGACCAGGTGGTATATCCGATCGCCAGCGACGAGGGCGCTATGGCGTTGATACGGAACTGGCTGATGCGGCCTGCGCCGGTCTTGGCGCAGACATAGGTGCCGACCGAAATCGCTTCGAGCGGCACCGGATCAGTGGTGAAGCTTTCCGTGAAGCATCCGGCAAATCCGCGATTGCTGCCATCGCCAAGAGCAAGGCTGGCGCCATTGACCGGCGTGATGAAGCGGCTCGAGGGGGTGACCGCCCTGAACCAGATATCTGTTCCCGATCCGCCGACTGCGCCATTGTCCAGATTGGCCCGGAAAGTCTGGGGCAAATCTATCGGCCCGGTGGAATAGGTCGAAAACGCCGGAATGGGAGTCGGCAGGGGAATCGGCAATGGCAACGGAAGGGGCAATACGCCCGTGTAAACCCGCAGCGAGGATGCCTGGTTGGCGATGGCCGGAGCCAGAATCGGCGCGTCCGAGGTCACGTTCACGCAGGAACCGGCCAGATTGACATTGGTGCACAACCTCGCTTTTGCGTCGCCCGAGAGCCGCACCGAAGATATCTCGTCGTTGAAGGTGGCATTGAGCGTGTTTCTGACGCCCACGCCATAGCAGAACTCATCGCCGGTATAGTTGATGCCGGTGTAAAAGCACGCCTCGTCGCCCGCGGGCGGGGGAGGAGGTGGCGGCGTTGGGGTCGGGGCGGGCGCTCCGCCGCAGTTGATCGAAAAGTCCGGGCCCGACGGGCCGATGGTGATTCCGAAGCTGCAGTCGGGGCTGGGGGGCGTCGGAGCCGGCTCCACGGGCGCCAGA carries:
- a CDS encoding phosphotransferase enzyme family protein — translated: MTDDSTGLSEALLLWPRLEQGIATLINLSENHTFRIDRTDGGKAIVRVHRPGYHSRLAIESELAWMQALRRDAGLFTPQPLPGKNGALVQQGQFLGQTRHMVAFAFEQGAEPQVQDDLAPVFRQLGGLAAQCHSHVIDWSPPQRFERQVWTGAAILDPDAIWGDWRAAPGVAGPVRATLDRLDIHLRGQLAEYGTGRDRFGLIHADMRLANLLVSDGVTRLIDFDDCGFCWFGYDFGAAVSFFEDSDTVPALRAAWLEGYRRYRDYGAEHEAMLDAMVMLRRMALLAWTGSHAETELAQSLHSHFANGTAEMAERYLSTGTIDR
- a CDS encoding SH3 domain-containing protein, yielding MTTFKTILSVAIGLTGIVSSATAVLAAPAASTTTLNVRSGPGTSFGVLDTLSPGEVVDVTECVPSGWCHITHTGPNGWVSGSYLAPVEPAPTPPSPDCSFGITIGPSGPDFSINCGGAPAPTPTPPPPPPPAGDEACFYTGINYTGDEFCYGVGVRNTLNATFNDEISSVRLSGDAKARLCTNVNLAGSCVNVTSDAPILAPAIANQASSLRVYTGVLPLPLPLPIPLPTPIPAFSTYSTGPIDLPQTFRANLDNGAVGGSGTDIWFRAVTPSSRFITPVNGASLALGDGSNRGFAGCFTESFTTDPVPLEAISVGTYVCAKTGAGRISQFRINAIAPSSLAIGYTTWSH
- a CDS encoding ABC transporter ATP-binding protein, with translation MIITSGIKKYYGETAVVDDVSIELPARGITSIIGPNGAGKSTMLSIVSRLLGMDAGSVTVDGLDVSNTPSDVLARRLSILRQDNHMTARLTVADLVAFGRYPYSKGRLTIEDKAHIDQSIAYLNLDDLRDRFLDELSGGQRQRAFVAMVLCQDTDYVLLDEPLNNLDMKHAMGMMKLMQRACHELGKTVVLVLHDINFASWYSDYIIAMKNGRVIRHGTKNDIITPEALKDIYDMDINVHEIGGHRVSLFYD